Genomic window (Arachis hypogaea cultivar Tifrunner chromosome 13, arahy.Tifrunner.gnm2.J5K5, whole genome shotgun sequence):
GGCAGGTCCCTGACAGGCCGCTTGACTTTTTTCCACCCGTAATCGTATTTCCAACCTATCCTCTACGATTTTGTTCAGATAACTCCTAAACTCGAAAGAGTCCTGAACAATTTCATATAACAATAACAGCAACATAATTCattaattctttaaaaaaaagtaacagaggattaatcataaaatttaaatgatgttcataaaaaaattacttgAAGGGAGAGGATGTCGAATCGTTGAAAGGAGGATGGTGAACCGGAAGGAACGGAGGATGATGGGCACCACTGACGACAATGTGGACGACAATGTGGCTTCTTCCTGAGCACCACTGACGGCAAGGCGACGAGAACGCGAGGCGGTGAGACAGTGATGGGAGGTGACAAGGCGGCGAGGTGATGAGAACGAAAGGACCACTATCATTGAAGAAGCAACGGCGAGAACGCGACGAGCTAATGAAAGGGGAAGAACGCCACGAGGAAGGAAGAACAGAAGGAGATCAACGGCAACTCGGCAAGCAGTTTCTGGCTTTTCGATGGTGGCCAGAGAAGAATGAGTGGCAGATTGCCCGATTAGTAATGATGTCTCTGAGTGTGGGTGAGAGATTAGGGTGAAGCGCCATATGTGAGAGTGAGAATGTGAACATTAGGGTTAGGATGAATTGAAGTAACACACATATATTATTAATTGTGCGGATACATAGATCTGCGAATTAGATACACGGATGTAGACTAGATACCCATGCTCCAATCCTTTAAGGGTTCCGATCGAATTCAGTCTGCGAATCGAATTATATCCACAAATTACAGATCAGATACAGATATTTACTGCAGATCTACACTTCTGATCTGATCCTTGATCACCCATATTCTTTGCGGATTGAATTATATCCGCAATTTACAGATCAAATACAGATTTTACCACAAATCTACAGATACGATTCGATTCATGAACACTTCTATTCTTAGTATTATCATGTTAATCTTTTGATATTTTTGTCTAGATATTATTTCGGTTatgtatttgtttttttttttttttttggttgggtATTGCTTATGCATTTTGGTTATCCTTCGAATACATCAAACCAAATTTCCAGTGCAATTAATTTTAACGGatctacaaaaaggaaaaaaaaaaagaaaattgtaatcTAAACTATATTTATCTATCCCAAAAGAAAAAACTTTTCTCAAATATTATAtttcttaataattttagtacaaaatactattttaataatttttttgtgatttattattttaataattaattttttagaataattctTTAAAGATTAAAATTCAGGTGTAGTTAATTTTATATAGAATTGATAACTTtgaatcgttaaataatttgataaatttgactaaattgtcatttaacgatttttaactatttattttatatgaagTTAATTACACTGAGtttccaatttttttcaaaatattttgttgtattaaaaaaagttaaaatactTAACATTTTCTTTTACCAAATAGTTACTAGAATTTGTACacgtaaattaatataatttatatttatattttgtaaaatttgcACACATAATTTTAGAccaacaattaataataatagtttgtatttaattatttatatttacaaatatttacatacaaaaattataaaatttatcaaaatttacacatataaattaatataatttgtacctatattttttaaaatttacatacataaataataatttagcgTTTATAATGAATAAATAATGGTTAAAATTATAAAACACTAAAGACCAGCTTCAtactttataataaataaataaacatagagtaaagtatcgtttttgtccccaatgtttggggtaagttcCAAAGTTCTCCTTAACGTTTtaatcgtcttatttaagtccctaacgttttaaaattgactcaatattatcctgccgttaaggatccgttaacagaattgacgacggaacaaaattgagacgattttgaaacgttagggacttaaataggacgaaaacgttagggacaaaaatgatacataaaaataaattttaatttaattttatctttcaataatattaattttttattgtaaatagtattcaattattttttaattacatctaaataaattacacttaatcacattacttttattttaaataaattttttttataattttaaagaattttgatacattagagacaaaaggtataatttatattttattgtatatatattattttgcaagtttataaactagttattctacaaacatttcatgataactaaaaatctttaagagtaaaattataaaaaaaattaatttatttaaaataaaagtaatatgattaagtgtaatttatttagatgtgattaaaaaataattgaatactatgtatactaaaaaaattatattattgaaggataaaattaaaattttttttatgtattatttttgtctccaacgttttcgtcctatttaagtccctaacgttttaaaatcgtctcaattttgccCCGCTGTCAATTTTGTTAACAGATCCCTAATGATAGAACAACGAGTCAATTTTAAAAGACTTAAATAGGACCATTAAAACATTAAAGACAACTTTAGACTTATCTCAAAGAACGATACTTTACATAAAAAggaaaagttaaaaagaataaaaaaattggagAATCTATTCTCCAAGAAGTGAGAAAAGCAAAAAACGGAGGCAACATTTGATCACTAAACCTGTGTTGTGTTGTGTGTGAGGAATCAACTAATACTAATggcttctgctgctgcttcttcatGTTCTTCCATTTCAATGATGTTCCTAACTCATTCCTGTGCTTCTACTTCTTCCACCGCCCACCGCCTGCTCCCACCGGGATGCCTCCGCCGCCGCCTCCACTGCCACCCCTTACAGAGGGGCCCCACCTATCTCCGGTGCCTCACTTTTCACTCTTCCGCAGCAGCTCCTTCACTGCCCCATGTTGTTTTTCCCCATGGTACAAACAAAGCTCTCAACTTTTCTGCTGCTTTTTGTCTATTTGAAACCTCCGTTCAGTTTTAGCTTGATGGGTCATTTGGAGTACCcttcttttgttattttgtaGCTATCTAGTGTAGTTATGgcattaaagtaaaaaaaaaaaaaaaagcagtctCTTTTACATTCAACTTGAAATGGTGCTAGTGACTTTTTTTACATTCAATAGGGTTTAGGGtctagttttctttttctttttggtggGGGATTTGAGTTTCTGTTTGGTTGAGATTGCCAGTGTTTGTGTCTGCCTGTGTTGATTCAACATAGCCTGCTAGTGACATTGTAGAATTAAATGGATAAGCTTTGGAATTTAGCATGAATTTTACCTCAGTTACCTGCTGATTAGGTTCTAGATGATAATTTGTACAATGAAGAATTTGAAGCCTTATGTCTGATCAAGATATTAGACTTGGATTGGGCATGTGATTCTCTTACATGCAAGAAAGGTTTCGCTAAGTTATGttcatatgtttatttttttaatatgattatGTGTGCAGCATCCCTGACTACTGGGACTAATACTAAGGTGATTGATGGAAAAGCGGTATCAAAGCAGATCAGAGATGAGATAACAGCTGAAGTCTCCAGGATGAAAGAAGCTATTGGTGTGATTCCAGGGTTAGCCGTAATCCTTGTTGGAGATAGAAAGGACTCTGCTACTTACGTGCGTAACAAGAAGAAAGCTTGTGAATCTGTTGGAATCAATTCTTTGGAAGTACGTTTGGCTGAGGATTCCACAGAAGAAGAAGTATTGAAGCATATTTCAGGCTACAATGATGATCCTTCAGTTCATGGCATTCTTGTTCAGTTACCTTTACCTTCTGTATGCTTCTACATCTCTAACTTCATTTTATATTAAGGAAAAAGTATTCTAAATTATGCTAAGTTTCCTATATTTTCATGGAAATACATCAAGCTTTTCATACACGAAAGATCAATAACTTATAGCTGAGTTTACTGCAGATAAGAGTGACTTAATGACTAATAGATAAGAGTGACTTAATGACTTCCATTGGAAGCTTTAATAATTTTCCTTGGCCTTATGACAGCATATGAATGAGCAAAATGTCCTGAATGCTGTTAGAATTGAGAAAGATGTAGATGGCTTTCATCCATTAAATATTGGTCGTCTTGCCATGCGTGGTAGAGAACCACTATTTGTTCCCTGTACACCAAAGGGGTGCATAGAGCTACTTCACAGACACGGCATTTCTATTAAAGGAAAGAGGGCCGTTGTAATTGGTCGGAGCAATATCGTAGGAATGCCAGCTGCTCTCTTGCTGCAGGTAAACATCTCATTAGTCAAAACTTTAAAAAGTTATAAACAgttcaaaatttgttttatttaaatataactggctccttttttttttttttttatccaacatgtgtgtgtgtgtgtgtataattTTCCTAGAGGGAAGATGCTACTGTCACTGTCGTCCATTCAAGAACCAATAATCCTGAAGAGATCATAAAGCAGGCAGATATTATCATTTCGGCTGTTGGGCAGCCAAACATGGTTAGGGGAAGCTGGATAAAAACTGGTGCAGTAATTATCGATGTCGGAATCAACCCAGTAGAGGTTAGTAGATTTAATTTAAGTCCTTTATCTTGGTTGTATTTttatgaataatgaaaaaaacaattaaatgcataaattttaaaatcaaggtTATTTAACCAATCCATGTGTATTTGGGGGTTTGAGACAGGATCCGAATAGCCCTCGAGGTTATAGACTGGTTGGAGATGTTTGTTATGAAGAAGCCGTAGAAGTTGCCTCGGCTGTTACTCCTGTTCCTGGAGGAGTTGGTCCAATGACCATAGCAATGCTTCTCCAGAATACACTCATCTCTGCAAAGAGGATGCATAATTTTGAATAAACAAGTGAAACCATGTAATATCATTTTTTCCATCAATTTTTTGTTTAGAAGATTGTTGGATTTTGTCTTACCTTTATGATTTGGTTgtacattgaaaaaaaaaaagagggggggaATGAAAGAGTTTCTTAGGATGGTAGCATAAAAGATCCCCTTCCATGTAGTTGCATAATGTGATGCAATAAATTCATTACTCTTAAGAAACTTGGTTGAAATGTCAAATCTAGCGGTATAGGATACAAGTAGTGAAAAGAAAGCTCTTGTATTTATTCTGAGTCTTAATTTCATgaataaattataactcaaaatGAGACCAATTGCTCAAGTTTCTTGATTTGGTTCTCCTTCTACATGTTGGTTATATGCATGTGTAGCTTCCTTATCATTATTTAGATATAATTGAAATTTGGGACTAAAGAATGTGAGTACTGATGTTCAGCCAAACTATGAATTGGAAGTACATTTTGTTTGAGAAAATAAtttcaacttttatttttattttaaagctaattgtaattttaatttgtttttcttttttctcttcaaatTGAGATGTATATAGAAAATGGATGGTGATATTACCACTTCTATATTTGATAATTTCATTGtatacatgattttttttttgcattatatatttgcatgaatttgttaaaaaaagaatTATCAAAACACGAATAATAAATATCCATTTCCCAAAAAATAAGAAGTAGAAACAAGAAACAAGCTTCTTTAGttgttttgaacataaaataagtTAAATCTAGTGGCAGCAACACTGTCATGTTATGAGTTGGCCGCATCACTCTAACAGATTGATTTGAAACAATTTAACTGAATGACATGCTTATTTATCAAATCCAATATATAAAAATGCCAACAAAATTACAAAATTGGGGAACCAAAATTACAATGATTTGCATCTTGTGATCACATGTATTTGATACTTCCTCAATAGTGGTTCTCAGTGGAAACACTGCTTCAGCAAATTCAATTTTTAAGGAAGAGAGCTGTGCACTGCTTCATGGTATCTTCAGGACTTGTAACTGAAAAGGAATGAATACATATGGTCTTATTTAAAATGAAATTGTTTCAGCATTCCATTGTAACCAAAACTCAGTCATTTTCATATGTTATGATTTAAGTTAGAAAGCAACTAACCTGTGTGGCCAAATGTCCTTTCTGATTCATAGATCTCATGGTCATTTCCACCCTGCTcaaagaaaattacaaaataagaATGTAGGAAATTAATTAATCTTCATCCTATGGTAACACCATAAAGTAGACATATAGCTTCAGTTTTGGGTTGCAACAGTTGGCagtaaaaaatttcaataaatatataaattctaaAAGCATTATCATTTTGGTAAATTATTTGAAATAGGTCCAAAATGGAGATAAAAAAAGTTCATGCAGTCTCCATAAACAGATAATTATTTGCTTGTTACAGAATTTTTTGCCCCAGCTCACTTTAAGGATTTTCACAGAGATGTAACATTGATAAATCATAGACAAAGGTTCGGTAGCGACTAGCGTTATAGAATTCAAAAATCTACAATGGTACAGAGTTACAGATGTGTGTTTGATACTCTACAGGTGTATTGCATAATAAACTTAAGGACTAACCTTGTAGGTTTTGTCACCAAAGAAGTGAATTTCGTTAAAATCTTCAAGGTATCTAAGGCAGTATGTTTTATCCCAACCTTGAGGGAAAACCTGAAGAGAAGATTCAAATTAAGATATATTCACTTATAACTTGACCATTAACACATTTGCCACATCAGCATGAAGATCATCACTTACATCAAAGCTTATCTGCCCTCCAATGGAAAATGTCAGATTAAAATGAGCAAACTTTTCACGAAGCACCTCAACCATTTTCGGACGAATGTTGTGAATCTGAGAACATGCGTTGCAAACTTTCAAAAGAAATATAGTATCAAATTATATAGACCGAAATTCTAATTAGCATTCACATGACCAAGATGTCTCACCTTGTCATACTTCTCAaattcatctctttcttcttgGCTGCAGTTTCGCCCGATTGGCGACACATTCAGCATTCCACTACGGAATTCTATGAATGTTCCCCTGAAAAGATTGTGACAAAACGTTATTTATAAGTTTCCTGCAATAAAAATGAAATGTATATGATTAACCTCTGAATATCGCTAACCTCTTAATAGGGATATCCAAGTCAGCAATGTAATGAAGTGTGAAATTAataaattcctgcaacaaaattatCCCCAAATGCAGTTAGGAGGTAATCAGCATGGTTGGCTCAGTCACAAACAATATGGCTTGAATGGAAATTCGGGCCTTACCTTGAGCTTTTCATCACCAAGGAATGATTTCAAGCTCTGTAAACAGGGAAATTTACAACTTGTCATGGTGTATTAGATCAAAACTTTACATTGCTGGAttaagaggagaaaaaaaaaagaggggggggggggtttaCAGGCCACAACATAATGGTACTAGTTTTGTTCTTTTGATAACAAAAGGGTCATCACAATTTTTTCAAGCTACATCTGATCATTGCAATTTGATTCTATCAAGGATCGAGGTTTATGAGGTGTACCTGGGTTCCAATGAGGTTTCCTTCCTTATGAGCCACAAGACCATTCTCAGAAAATACATAATCATAGTCATTGGTAACTGCAACAGTAAGGGGTATATTCAAAAGATAGATCCTTTTGATTTCATTATAATAGCTTATCAAAGATGCATGATTTGACAAAagtagagaaaaaataaaaactgaatTCTCAGCTTATATCAGCAAACATGATTCCCAACTTCAACCAATTTCAAAGAAGACAACAAAACAAACATGAAAAAGAAACCACATAATAGAATTAATTAGCATTAAGCAATGAGAAGGAACACTACAATCAATTTTCTCAAAGTGGTTTCGCATAACAAAATTATAGCATCAGAAATCTGAGATGCTTGTAGCTAACCTGTGCTGCCAAGTTGCTCAGATATCTTTACAAGGTCAGAACCGCCCACAACTCCAACTGTTACAACCTGTAGTAGGAAAAAGGAAAGGACTTTTAAAGCAGGTTCTATGAATGGTCACGTATGGATTAAGAAAAGAAATGCATGTAAACTTTTTTTTCCCAAAAATAAAATCCGGCTCATTTACCTTCCTTAGATCTTGCATGAACACCAACATCTCTGGAGTCACCACCTTGAATTCGAGTAGGAAACAATAAATAAAGGTGATGCAAGACTAAACAATCATAATAAATCCAGATTTCTAGTTTTCTTCAGCATTATGGTGTTATAGCATGCTATAATTAGTAGGCTTTGGATTCAGTAGCCTCTCCAAAGAGAGGCTATTGGTAGCCTCTTCATAGTTATAAAATAACCCCATGcatattttttcatatttaaaaagTACTCATgctttgttttttatttcttttcagaCCTTCACTGttcaaataagaggaaaagaaaGTACTGCCGCATCTCATTGCTGCCTTATCCTTTGAAAGAACTGCAACaccattaataaattttgatccaCCTCCATCATGTCCAATATAAACATTGACAATGGTGGTGATTGATGGATGATCTTGGTGAACGATCTTTGGAGTGTTGATTGAGCAACATGGGctcacttcttcctcttcctcttgtttcTCTTTTGTCATTGTTATTCCTTCTCTTTGCTctttaattattgaaatatatgaTAAGTATTGGTGTCTTTATTCATACGAGTATGCTCTTCACTTTTTGAATAATCTAGGTTTATTCAATCAATTCATTaatttcaatacaaaataaaaaaaaaatatgacttCAATTTGTTAAAAGATTATCTAGTTTCATAAAGAGACCCAGAGTCAAATTCAACATTGAT
Coding sequences:
- the LOC112737688 gene encoding phosphomannomutase, with the protein product MAARKPGLIALFDVDGTLTAPRKVVTPEMLVFMQDLRKVVTVGVVGGSDLVKISEQLGSTVTNDYDYVFSENGLVAHKEGNLIGTQSLKSFLGDEKLKEFINFTLHYIADLDIPIKRGTFIEFRSGMLNVSPIGRNCSQEERDEFEKYDKIHNIRPKMVEVLREKFAHFNLTFSIGGQISFDVFPQGWDKTYCLRYLEDFNEIHFFGDKTYKGGNDHEIYESERTFGHTVTSPEDTMKQCTALFLKN
- the LOC112737687 gene encoding bifunctional protein FolD 4, chloroplastic, with amino-acid sequence MASAAASSCSSISMMFLTHSCASTSSTAHRLLPPGCLRRRLHCHPLQRGPTYLRCLTFHSSAAAPSLPHVVFPHASLTTGTNTKVIDGKAVSKQIRDEITAEVSRMKEAIGVIPGLAVILVGDRKDSATYVRNKKKACESVGINSLEVRLAEDSTEEEVLKHISGYNDDPSVHGILVQLPLPSHMNEQNVLNAVRIEKDVDGFHPLNIGRLAMRGREPLFVPCTPKGCIELLHRHGISIKGKRAVVIGRSNIVGMPAALLLQREDATVTVVHSRTNNPEEIIKQADIIISAVGQPNMVRGSWIKTGAVIIDVGINPVEDPNSPRGYRLVGDVCYEEAVEVASAVTPVPGGVGPMTIAMLLQNTLISAKRMHNFE